The genomic region GGAAACACGGGTCACGCCGATGGGCACCAGATGATCGCGCATAAAGGCGCTTTCGCGGCTGGAGCAAGTGATGCCCGCACGCGGCAAGAAGCAGCGCATGGCCGTAACATATTGTACTAGATGGCGGTCGTCCACACCGTGCTGCACGTCAAAATTGCCTTCATGCGGGCAGATACGCGGGATGGAAACACTTACGTCCACGCCGGGATAGCGCCTTTGCAGCCACCATGCGTGCAAGCCTGTGGCAAAGGCATCCTGTTCAAAAGATTCCAGCCCCAGCAAGGCGCCCACGCCGATGGAGCGGATGCCGCCCTCTGCTGCGCGTTGCGGTGCATTGAGCCTGAAACCATAATCATGCTTGGGGCCAACGGGGTGCAGCCATGCGTAAAGTTCCGGATTATACGTCTCCTGAAACATGGTCATGCTGTCCACGCCTGCGTCCACCAGCAGCTCGTATTCTTCAGTGGTGAGGGAATAGACTTCCACACCCACCGAGGCAAAGCGGGGTTTGATGCGGCGGGCCGCATCCGCGATATATTGCGGCGAGGACAAATGACGCGCATCACCCGTCAGCAGCAAAATGTGCTGAAAGCCCTTGTCGGCGATAACGTCCGCCTCCGCAGCGGCCTCATCAATGCTCAGATGACGGCGTGGCTGCTTGTTTTTTGCATTGAATCCGCAGTAGCGGCACTGGTTGGTGCAGACATCGGAGATGTAGAGCGGCGTGAAGATGTTCACGGCCTTGCCAAAAAAACGCAGGGTCAGATCGCGCGCACGGCGGGCCATGGCCTCAAGGTGCGGAGCAGCCGCAGGAGAAAGCAGGGTAAGGAAATCGGCTGGCTGCAAGGTTTCTTTTTGCAGCACGGCCAGCACATCCGCTTCTGTGGCGCGAGCGGCTCCCTCTGCCCGGCGGGCTGAGGGCCACGCCTGCAGATATTCCTGAAAAGTTTCCATGTGTGATCCTTATAAGCGGTCGGCTGCCAGCGTTTTGGCTGGCGGTCAACATGGTGTGTATTGCAAGCGTTAGCGGAGAAATCCTGTGAGCGGTGAAGACGCTTCCGCGCCCTGACCCTGCGCCTTGACGGCGCCGGGGCCCGCCAGCCATGCATCGCGCCCGGCCTGGACTGCCGCGCCGAATGCGCGGGCCATGCTGACGGGATCGCTGGACGAGGCAATGGCCGTGTTGACCAAACAGGCCGCCGCGCCCATTTCCATGGCCTCGCAAGCCTGCGAAGGGCGGCCAATGCCCGCATCCACTACAATGGGCAGGTCGATTTCTTCAATCAGGATGCCCACCATTTCCTTTGTGCGCAGACCCCGGTTGGTGCCGATGGGCGCACCCAGCGGCATGACGGCTGCCGCGCCAGCGTTGACGCAGGCCCGCGCCACGTAAAGATCTGGATTGATGTAGGGCAGCACGGTAAAGCCTTCTTTGGCAAGTATTTCCGTGGCCTTGGCGGTTTCGTAGCCGTCGGGCAGCAGATGGCGGGTGTCGGAAATGACTTCAATTTTTATCCAGTCGCCGCATCCCGCAGCGCGGGCGAGCCGGGCCAGGCGCACGGCTTCCTCGGCGCTTCGCGCGCCCGAGGTGTTGGGCAAAAGGCGCATATGCGCGGGGATATGCCCCATGATGCCCTGGCTGGAGGCCTGATTCTCGGCCTGTTTGTCCACACGGCGCATGGCCACGGTGATGACTTGCGCGCCGCTGGCTTCCGCCACTGAAGGGATGAGGCTGTCGGCTCCGTATTTGCCGGTACCGATGAAAAGACGGCTGGTAAGGGTGACTCCGCCGATGATGAAGGGATCGTTCATTGTGCTCTCCGTCTGGAATGTGCTGGTAAAAGGATGGTGTTCTGGGCCGGGAACAGGTGGCCTGTTATCCGCCGCCCACAAAGTGCACGATCTCCAGACTGTCGCCCCCGCAGAGCAGGGTTTGGGCAAACCGCTCGCGGGGCAGGATTTCTCCGTTGCGTTCAACGACAACCCGTGCCGTATCATGCCCGCGTGTTGCCAGAAGTTCGGCAACGCTGCATGGTTCGGCAATGGCTTCGGTTGCCCCGTTGACTGTGACATCCATACGCGCCTCCAGAGGAAAACAGCCGCTGGGCTGCTTCCGAGGTTGAGGTTGTAATGGTTCTGCGGGACAGTTGATGCCGGACGGCATAAAACAGAAATGCCCGCAAAAACCATTACGGCTGCGGGCGAGCACAATCCTGCAAATAGTTGCAGGTTGGCCAGCTTCCCTTCGTCGGCACTATCCGCGTCAGGTGCAGAACCGCGTTGTTTTGCGCGATTCTAGGGGTCAGGGCGCTATCACCCTTTCTCAGCCTTTGAGGCTCCCCCAGCCGGTTTTTTGAGTCTAGGCCCAGGCAGGGAGGAATGCAAGCAAAACGCACCCATGATAGGCAGCAACCCGGAATCAATGCACTGCAATTGCCAACTTGGGGCTGGTTTGCGCTGGACAGGAAGACCGCCAACAAAGTGCTTGCATGGATTTATGAAAAGAGTGAAAATTTTCACATCGCTGTTTGGGATATGCGATTATAAGCAACCTACCTTCTGAAACAGTAGTAAAGCACTGCAAAAATGGCGCACTTATGGTGTTGGTTCATTAAAACCATGCAGGATGTATGCTGATTTGCTTTGAACAGCGTTTGCGGCAAATGCATTGAGCGGACAATTTGTATGGACAGAAATTGGTATTGGGGGTAGGTCGAAAAGCAGGAAAGTTTATGATTAGCAATGCTGACCAGTTAACTGGGGGTTCTGGTTTGTCGCGGTTGTGATGCCCGACGCATTGGCAAGGAGGAAGCAGACTGTGCATTGTTCCGCAGGATTCAGTAGCGTTTTTTTGGGGTAGCGGCTGTGTGCTTTGGAATGATTTGCAGGCTGCGACCAGAAGAACAAAACAGGGAGAGACACGATGGAAAGCTTGGAGCACATTAATGCCATCACGCTAGTGTTTGCGGCATTGTGCATATTTGCCATTGCCTATCGGGTGTATGGCATTTTTCTGGCAAACAAGGTGCTGAAACTGGACGCGGGCCGTATTACGCCAGCGGTTCGTTTTGCTGATGGTCACGACTACGTCAAAACCAACGAATTTGTTCTCTACGGCCATCATTTTGCCGCCATCGCGGCTGCTGGCCCGCTGGTTGGCCCTGTGCTCGCCGCGCAGTTTGGCTATCTGCCCGGCGCGCTGTGGATTCTGATTGGCTGCGTGCTTGGCGGCGCGGTGCACGATATGGTGGTGCTGTTCGCCTCTGTGCGGCACAAAGGCCAGAGCCTTTCGGCCATCGCCCAGCGCGAGGTCGGCCCCGTTACGGGTACCGTGGCGGGTATCGCCGTGCTGTGTATTCTTATTCTGACCCTGGCCGGTCTTTCGCTGGCCTGCATCAGCGCCATGCACAACGCGCCCTGGTCGCTGTTTATCGTGGTCATCACCATGCCTATCGCCATGCTCATGGGCCTGATCATGCGCTTCAAGCAGAACAGCGTTCTGCTTGCCAGCCTTGTGGGTCTGGTGCTGCTGGTTGTGGGTATTTTGAGCGGTCATGACCTCATGCAGAAGGATGTTCTGGGCTGGGCCTTCGACTGGGATCGCAACACCGTGGCTCTGGCCATTGCTGGCTACGGTTTCCTGGCTTCAGTGCTGCCCGTGTGGTTCCTGCTGGTGCCGCGCGACTATCTTTCCACCTATCTCAAGATCGGCACCATTCTTATGCTGGCCGTGGGCATCATCTTTGTGCAGCCCACCCTGCTCATGCCCACCGTTACCCCCTTTATTAACGGCGGTGGCCCCGTGATCGGCGGGCCTGCATTGCCCTTTATCTTCATCACCATCGCTTGCGGTGCCATGTCCGGCTTCCACGCCATCATCGGCACAGGCACAACGCCCAAAATGATCGGCAACGAGCGCGACATCCTCTTTGTGGGTTACGGCGCCATGCTGACCGAAGGTTTTGTTGCCATCATGGCCCTGATCGCCGCCTGCACCCTGATGCCCGGCGACTATTTTGCCATCAACTCCACCCCTGACAAGTTCAGCTCGCTGATCGCCGCGCACCCCGCGCTGAACACTGTTGACCTGGGCTTCTTTGAAGAAAAGATCGGCCTGAACCTGCATGCCCGCCCCGGCGGCGCAGTTTCCCTGGCCGTGGGCATGGCCCACATTTTCCACAAGATCCCCTACATGGATCACCTGATGGCCTACTGGTACAACTTTGCCGTCATGTTTGAAGCCGTCTTCATCCTGACCGCCATTGACGCCGGTACCCGCGTGGGCCGCTTCTTCCTGCAGGAAATGCTGGGCAAGGTGTACGCGCCCTTTGGCGACAAGAACTGGATGCCCGGCGTCTACATCACCAGCTTTATCTTCACGTCCATGTGGGGCTACCTGATGTACACCGGCAACATCAGCAACATCTGGCCCCTGTTCGGTCTGAGCAACCAGCTGCTTGCTGGCTGCGCCCTGATCGTGTGCACCTCCATGCTGCTGCGCATGAACCGTGGCAAGCTCAGCCTTGTGACGGCCATCCCCGGCATCTTCCTGACCGCCGTGACCTTCTGGGCTGGCTACTTGCAGGTCACCACGACCTACATCCCCGGCGGCAAGTATCTGCTTGCCTTCCTGGCCTGCCTGGTCATGGTGCTGATGGTCTTTGTGCTTGTGGGTACCATCCGCCGCTGGATCGCGCTCATGAACACCACTGGCACGGTTAACGACGCTTACGGCGAACCCGTGCGCGCCCTGGCCGAAGAATAACGGAAGAATAGCTGAAAGCCGCCGCTGGCGGCTGGCATAACAAAGCTCCCCCGGAATCTCGCGGTTCCGGGGGAGCTTTGTATTTATCAAGTGCAAGCTATGGCTTGCAGGCCGCGCGTAAGAAGAACGTTACTTCAGCTTGCCCTCAAGGGCCTCGGCAGCAATCTGACTGGCGGTTTTTTCGTAAACATCTTCGCCGTCAAAAAGTTCGCAGGGGGCTGTGTTGCCCGCTTCAGCCAGGCGGCGCAGGGCCGGGGCGTCCATGAGGTCGGGCGGCAGCTGGCTGAGCGCCCATGCGGCCATGCCCTGGCATACCGTGTCAACGTCTTCCAGCCCTTTCAGCAGCCAGGGGCGGGCGGTCAGGCACAATTGCGGGCGTGCCTGGGCTAGACGGCCGATGGCCCAGTAGCAGGAGCGGCGCAGGGTGTCGTTGTCGCAATAATTGTCGTCGCGGCCAAGATCAATGATGTAGCTGATAAGAATGCGGTGAAAATCCTTGGCCAGGGATTCGCTGGCAGCGAGGATTTCTGCAAAGGCCTCGGGGATGCCCCAGCCGATGTTGCCGGATTCTTCGTTGAGGTGCCACATGAGGCGACGGATGATATTCTTGGCCGATTCCGGCTGTTCCTGCATCAGGCGCGCCGTTACCTGCCCCAGCGCCACTGCGGCGCGGTGCATGGTCTGGGGGCCGAGCAGAAGAAAGGAAAAGAGCGGCCCTACGTTTTCGAGGCCGCCTTGGGCGATTTCGTCCAGGTGTTCGCGCCACTGCGGGCTGACGAGGCATTCTTTGAGCTTTTGTTTTGTAGATCGCATGCGGGCCATGAGCAGTTCCTCCACGGTCTGTTTTCAGGCTTGCGTTTATAGTGAGCGCTTTTGAGCGATCTGGCAAGGCAGGAATCTGGTAAGTTGTTTCGTCTTGCGGCGGGATTGTTGCCCTTCGGGCACGGAAGTTTTGCCATCCGGCGAAGTTTGGGACGCCTGCCCGGCGTGGGGGGCAATTGCCGTTGGCTTGCGAGGGGCCGCTTCAATCTGCGACCATAGATTGCCGTTGTTTCAGGTGACTTCTATTTACTTCGAAGTCGGGGCAAGTGAGGGGATTTAGCTGGATAGAGCGTATTTTTTGCCCTTTGGGCGCGGAAGTTTCGCCACCAGGCGAAGTTTGGGACGCCTGCCCGGCGCGGGGCTAAGGGGACCGGTTATGGGGCTGCGCCCCGCCATTCTGATGCCAAACCCCGCTCTGCGGTTTTTGGGCCGCTTTCGGCGGCGTTGCCGCCGAGCGGTAAGGCACGGCTATCAGTCGCTGACGGCGCGGCAAAGCCGCGACTTGCTCCTGATTTCCGGTCGTATTGGCCAAGCCAATACTCCGTATGGGGCTGCGCCCCCTCCTCGGCCCCCTATGCACTCCCCCCGGAGCACCCCCCTTGGGGTTTCAATTACCGTGGGATTGCGAGGGCACGCGTCTGGTGCTGCGGGAGCTTCCTTCTCTCGCTGCGCTCGCTCAGGTGATCTCCCTCTGCGACGCGTAAATGCCAGCGCCCGTTTTCGCTTTGGATGAGATTCCGCTTCAGCCAACAAGCACTGTCCGCATTACTTATTAAAAATTTTTGCGTCACGCTGGCCTTATCCACTACCAACCCCTCCTCTGCTTTCCTGTCTCTTTTGCCTTTAATTGCCTTTTCCCATTGCCCGTGATCAGAAGCAGGTCGTGGCGTCGCCTTCCTTATACTCGCCGGAGCGGAGCAGAGGCGATGGTTGGTGTTGGGCGAATTTGCAAAATACGCTTTTTGCGGGCTGAAAAGAAAGCGCCGGGATTTTGAGCGCAGCGTACTCATGTACGTGAGCATCAAAATCCCGGCGCTGACATATTCAGAGCGTAAAAGTCGGGTTTGCGTAAATCAGCCTGACAGGCTCAATGCCCTCCCGCATTGGGATGACTATTCTAAAGGGTACAAAAGAAAATCACCCAGAACGGCACGCTGAAATCAAGTATCATGGCATGCACGATGGAAACAAAAATCCAGTCCTTGCCGCAATACCGTGTAATAACAGGCAGCGTCGTATCCATGGTAGACGCCCCACCGCAACTGATGGGCATGAGTGGACCAAAATACTTCGCCAGCACGGGCGTGAGCAGCAACGTGATGAGTTCACGGGCAATATTGCTGATAAGCGCAATGGTGCCCAGCTCCGGCCCTTTGTATTGCGAAATGAAGATAGACGAGAGCGAATAATAGGCAAAGCCTGCGCCCACAGCCATGCATTCGCTCACGCTGTAGGCCAGAAACAGGCTCATGAGGGCCGTTCCCGCAAAGGTGCCCACAGTTGTTGCCAGCGGCAGCAGCAAGACGCGCGGGCGCAGGGTGCGCAAAATTTCGCCCAGCCTGCGATCCGAACCGATGGAAATGCCCACCAGCAGCATGAGCAGCCACAGGGCATAGACTGTGAAGTCGTGCTCCACCAGATAGGCGGGTATCAGCCCCACGCGGGCCAGCAACGCACCGGAACAAAAGAAAAAAAGGATGATAAGGCTACCCTTCATGGTTGGGTGCCTCGGCATCGGACGTTTTTTGTTGGGGAGAAATCCCTGTGGGAGTGGGCGTTTTGGTGAAGAATCGGCGGATCAGCGTCACGCAGGCAAAGGAACCCAAAATGCCCGCAACCGTGAGGGCCAGGGCTGCGCCGCCAAGCCGTGGCAGGGACTGCATGAGCAGTTCGTTGCTGCCCACGGAGATGCCCAGCGCAAAAAGCAGCAGCATAATGGCGGGTGTGACGCAGCGTGTCAGCGAGGTGATCCAGGGCTGGCCGCGCAGCAGAAAGCCAAGGGCCATGCCAAGAAAGGTGAGTCCAAGCGCGATAAACATGGAAAGAAAATCTCCTCTCGGTCGCCCATGAGCGACAATGAAGGGCAGGCCGTTGCGCGGGGCGACTCCCACGCGCCTGTTTGCGGCTTTACCGCAAAATGTGGCGCAGGGCTTCGCGCAGCAGGGCCAGCATGGATGCGTAACGTTGGTCAAACTGGAGCAGGTTGTCCACGTCCCAGAGAACCCATACCAGTTTGCCTCTGTGGCGTATCTGCTGCGGAGGTCGCAGCCCGCCGGGGAGCGCAACGGCATTGGCAGCCGCCGAACCCATGACCACCACGCCTCTGGCGCGGAGTTGGGCAGCACCAGACCAGAACACGTCCGCATTGGCCGCAAAGCCATTGTCCGACATGGGGGGCACGGCTGGCGGCAATGCCGCAGGATCAGGCGGCAGGCACGAGGGCCAGAAGGTATGCGTACCAGCGGGATGCCCCAGATCTTTCAGCAGGCGCTGTAAAAACTGGCGGCGTTCCAGACGCCCCGGAGTCTGCGGGTCGCAGAGGTCGGGGCCAAGATTCCAGTATGTCCACAATATGGGGCCGGGGCGGGTCTGTTCCAGTCGGGCCTGCCATGGGGCGGGCCACACGTGGGGAGGCAAGGGCAGCCACGCGGCGGCCTTGCCCTGCTCTGCAGAAGGAGCGGCTTCGGCTTGGGGGGCTGTTCTGTTGGCAGCCTGGGCAGTATCCTGTCCTTGAGGCATGCGGGACCGCCGTTGGGCTTGCGCTTCACGATTTGGCGCGGGGCTTGGCGGTCGCGGACTTTGCTGCTGACCACTTTGTTGCCATGACTGGCGTTCCCGTGCGGGCTGGCCCGCATGCGTCTGGACGTGGGCGTTGACGGATGCTGCGCGAGACGCCTCCTGTTGTGGGGCGGCAAAGGCATCGTAGCCTTCGGGCATGAGCAGAGTGGTAAGCCCCCGGCGCTGCCAGAGCGCGCTGACGGGGTTTACGAGCGCAAAAGCCATGAACACAGTTCCCAGGCCACATCAGCCTTGCTTTGGTTGGGCCAGATTTCTTCGTGTCCGGCAGCGTCCACAACCACCATGGAATTGGTGGCGGTGCCAAAGCCGCTGTCTGTGGCGTTGACGCGGTTGGCGGCCAGCACATCGGCCTTTTTGCCTTGCAGCTTGGTATGGGCCAGAGGCAGCAGGGCCTGCATGTCTGCGGCGGTTTCTGCGGCAAAGCCCAGCACCTTCTGGCCGGGCTTGCGGCCCTCGGAAAGGGTGCGCAGAATATCGGGGTTGGGCGTAAAGGCCACGGTGAGGCCGTCCGGAGCGTCCGCCTTTTTGAATTTGCGGGAGCCAAAGGGTTGGGGCGAAAAATCCGCCACAGCCGCAGTGAACATGCCCATGTCCACGCCGGGCCAGACATCGGCGGCGGCCTGAAACATGTCGCGTGCGCTCACAACATCGTGCCGGACGATTTCACGCGGCAAACGCGCGCGTACGCCGGGGCCGCAGACGGCAGTAACCTCTGCGCCGCGCAGCCATGCGGCTACAGCCAGCGCCGCGCCCATGAGGCCGCTGGAAGGATTTGACCAGAAGCGTACGCCGTCCCATGCCTCGCGGGTGGGGCCAAGCGTGACCATAACGCGCTTGCCCGCCATGTCTTGCGGTGAAAGTGCGCGCAGGGCAGCCAGAAAAATATCGTGCAGAGGGGCAAGACGGCCTTCGCCCTGTTCTCCGCAGGCCGTGCCGCCGCATGCAGGGAGTACAATGTGCGCCCCGCGTTGCCGCAAGATGTCAATGTTGGCCTGCGTGGCAGGGTTGGCCCACATGCGCGGGTTCATGGCCGGGGCGATCACCATTGGCCCGTCAAAGGCCAGTGCCTGCGCGGCAAGCATGTCGCCCGCCGCGCCGTGCGCCAGACGGAACAGGGCGTCGGCCGATGCCGGAGCCACCACCAGCGCCTGCGCATGTTGCCCCGGTTCAAGATGAGAAAAAACATCCTGACCCGGCGAAAACATGTCTTCGTACACCGGGGCAGCGCCCAGCGATTCAAAGAGCAGGGGAGCCACAAAGTGGCGCGCGCCCGGAGTGAGCGTGGCGGAAACATGCATGCCCATACCTGTCCATGCGCGCAGCAGATCAGCGGCCTTGTAGCAGGCCACAGAACCGCACACGCCAAGGTGCAGACGTTTGCGTTCGTATCGGGTGCTCTGGTCAAAGGGAGTTTTCAGGCCACTTTTGCTTTCGCTCATAGGTTTCGCTCCTGGAGGCCGCCCTTGTTGCCGCCCCAGCTTTCAGTAAAGCCAGGCTTGGGAGAGGAGTTCATTCCGCCGCCACCGCCAGAGCTTTCGCTGTAACCAGACGAGGAGCCGCTGCCGCTGTTGCCCCCGCCGTAGCCGCTGGTGCCTGTATTTTCCTGCATGGGCAGGGTTGCGCCATCGGGCATGCGGTCGGCAACCCAGATGGCAAGCACTGTGCCCATGGTTTCCCGTTCAATTGTCAGCGTAGCCACGGTTGAGCCTCGTTCGTACACGTATACGCTACGTATGCCCTTGCGTTGGGCCATGCGCAAATGCCAGCCCTGACCCTGCAAGCCAGTGAACATGATCTGGGCTACAAAGCCCATGTCGGCATCACCGCGAAATATTTCAAGCCCTTGCGCGCCTCCGGCCCCGGCGGTCTGGTAGCCATGGGTGGGAAAACGCTGCATTCCGGCAGGAGTGGGAACCCCCAAAAGTTGGCTTGTGCCAGTATCAACGCCGCCCGTAAGGGGGTCATTGCTAAAGGGATTGTTGATTTCC from Desulfovibrio sp. UIB00 harbors:
- the thiH gene encoding 2-iminoacetate synthase ThiH, with the protein product METFQEYLQAWPSARRAEGAARATEADVLAVLQKETLQPADFLTLLSPAAAPHLEAMARRARDLTLRFFGKAVNIFTPLYISDVCTNQCRYCGFNAKNKQPRRHLSIDEAAAEADVIADKGFQHILLLTGDARHLSSPQYIADAARRIKPRFASVGVEVYSLTTEEYELLVDAGVDSMTMFQETYNPELYAWLHPVGPKHDYGFRLNAPQRAAEGGIRSIGVGALLGLESFEQDAFATGLHAWWLQRRYPGVDVSVSIPRICPHEGNFDVQHGVDDRHLVQYVTAMRCFLPRAGITCSSRESAFMRDHLVPIGVTRVSAGVSTAVGGRATEDLHNPGQFEITDRRSLEEMTASLAGIGYQAVLKDWEDPVAV
- a CDS encoding thiazole synthase; this translates as MNDPFIIGGVTLTSRLFIGTGKYGADSLIPSVAEASGAQVITVAMRRVDKQAENQASSQGIMGHIPAHMRLLPNTSGARSAEEAVRLARLARAAGCGDWIKIEVISDTRHLLPDGYETAKATEILAKEGFTVLPYINPDLYVARACVNAGAAAVMPLGAPIGTNRGLRTKEMVGILIEEIDLPIVVDAGIGRPSQACEAMEMGAAACLVNTAIASSSDPVSMARAFGAAVQAGRDAWLAGPGAVKAQGQGAEASSPLTGFLR
- a CDS encoding DVU0298 family protein; the encoded protein is MARMRSTKQKLKECLVSPQWREHLDEIAQGGLENVGPLFSFLLLGPQTMHRAAVALGQVTARLMQEQPESAKNIIRRLMWHLNEESGNIGWGIPEAFAEILAASESLAKDFHRILISYIIDLGRDDNYCDNDTLRRSCYWAIGRLAQARPQLCLTARPWLLKGLEDVDTVCQGMAAWALSQLPPDLMDAPALRRLAEAGNTAPCELFDGEDVYEKTASQIAAEALEGKLK
- the coaBC gene encoding bifunctional phosphopantothenoylcysteine decarboxylase/phosphopantothenate--cysteine ligase CoaBC; the protein is MSESKSGLKTPFDQSTRYERKRLHLGVCGSVACYKAADLLRAWTGMGMHVSATLTPGARHFVAPLLFESLGAAPVYEDMFSPGQDVFSHLEPGQHAQALVVAPASADALFRLAHGAAGDMLAAQALAFDGPMVIAPAMNPRMWANPATQANIDILRQRGAHIVLPACGGTACGEQGEGRLAPLHDIFLAALRALSPQDMAGKRVMVTLGPTREAWDGVRFWSNPSSGLMGAALAVAAWLRGAEVTAVCGPGVRARLPREIVRHDVVSARDMFQAAADVWPGVDMGMFTAAVADFSPQPFGSRKFKKADAPDGLTVAFTPNPDILRTLSEGRKPGQKVLGFAAETAADMQALLPLAHTKLQGKKADVLAANRVNATDSGFGTATNSMVVVDAAGHEEIWPNQSKADVAWELCSWLLRS
- a CDS encoding carbon starvation protein A, with protein sequence MESLEHINAITLVFAALCIFAIAYRVYGIFLANKVLKLDAGRITPAVRFADGHDYVKTNEFVLYGHHFAAIAAAGPLVGPVLAAQFGYLPGALWILIGCVLGGAVHDMVVLFASVRHKGQSLSAIAQREVGPVTGTVAGIAVLCILILTLAGLSLACISAMHNAPWSLFIVVITMPIAMLMGLIMRFKQNSVLLASLVGLVLLVVGILSGHDLMQKDVLGWAFDWDRNTVALAIAGYGFLASVLPVWFLLVPRDYLSTYLKIGTILMLAVGIIFVQPTLLMPTVTPFINGGGPVIGGPALPFIFITIACGAMSGFHAIIGTGTTPKMIGNERDILFVGYGAMLTEGFVAIMALIAACTLMPGDYFAINSTPDKFSSLIAAHPALNTVDLGFFEEKIGLNLHARPGGAVSLAVGMAHIFHKIPYMDHLMAYWYNFAVMFEAVFILTAIDAGTRVGRFFLQEMLGKVYAPFGDKNWMPGVYITSFIFTSMWGYLMYTGNISNIWPLFGLSNQLLAGCALIVCTSMLLRMNRGKLSLVTAIPGIFLTAVTFWAGYLQVTTTYIPGGKYLLAFLACLVMVLMVFVLVGTIRRWIALMNTTGTVNDAYGEPVRALAEE
- the thiS gene encoding sulfur carrier protein ThiS, translated to MDVTVNGATEAIAEPCSVAELLATRGHDTARVVVERNGEILPRERFAQTLLCGGDSLEIVHFVGGG
- a CDS encoding lysine exporter LysO family protein, whose translation is MKGSLIILFFFCSGALLARVGLIPAYLVEHDFTVYALWLLMLLVGISIGSDRRLGEILRTLRPRVLLLPLATTVGTFAGTALMSLFLAYSVSECMAVGAGFAYYSLSSIFISQYKGPELGTIALISNIARELITLLLTPVLAKYFGPLMPISCGGASTMDTTLPVITRYCGKDWIFVSIVHAMILDFSVPFWVIFFCTL
- a CDS encoding LysO family transporter, with the translated sequence MFIALGLTFLGMALGFLLRGQPWITSLTRCVTPAIMLLLFALGISVGSNELLMQSLPRLGGAALALTVAGILGSFACVTLIRRFFTKTPTPTGISPQQKTSDAEAPNHEG